From Plasmodium sp. gorilla clade G2 genome assembly, contig: PADLG01_00_40, whole genome shotgun sequence:
taataatatatttacaccAACGCAAAATATAgaagtaataaatatatattacaaaaatataggataaataatttatgatatatatatatatatatatatatatatataatttttgtttttgtgaaacacacataaaaaattaaaagaatagTATAAGTAGTATCCTTATAAAATGATTTGGGTACTAtacaattttaatatattttaaaaatatataatattcttttttgaaattctaaaataataataccattaaaataaaatatgattgtgtagaatattatttttgaagAAGAAACTATTAAAAATACAATGAATGTTTGTTCCATTAGgtgaatatttttaaatttgttaTCAATTGCAGGAATCTTATTATTAGCGGTAGTAAATatgtgttaatatatatgaacctttttatcatatcaattttttttttgttttttttttatatgtatgatgTCCATTAAgccttttatattaattattttttcttctaaatataataatatttgtcaAAAGTGTGAATAAATGAATACAtgaatttatcatatatatagaagaaaTTTATCTGAGttcaaaaatattcaaaattcAGGATTAAAAAGTAgcaatgaaaaatataaattaaaaaataccatggatgaaaaaaataataatattcctcTTAgtagaaatttttttttatagtgaAGATGAtgtaaaattttaataatgttaCAACTAAggaaaaatgtaataatataaattataatgatttttaaaaaaaaaactaactCCGAAAGagttatataatgtattaaataatttaaaagatctttataatatatggaaCCATGTCTTGAGTGTAGCTAAAGAATGATTTCATGATATGTTAAAAGAATTAGTGCTTTATATAGAATATTATTTACTTACATATGAATATCAATGTTATCATGATTTTTATCAGAACGATAAACATATAAgtgtaaaaattaaatacagTACATGGAATATATCAATTTATGATATAGGTGAAAAACTATCATCTACATATATAGAACATACTCATTGTTTTTATAGTGTAGCTAAAGATGGAGTTTAAattgatgaaataaaaaacttTATTTACTCATTTATAAAGCATTATGGTAcattaataaatgaattatttaatgaacataagaaaatatttaccTAAAGGATGAAGAATCTCTAAAGATtagatatttaaaataaaattacatGAATGTAATTCTGTTGTTTTatggatatataataataataattacatatgtattaatttatCATTGTTATAGAACTATTTCTTGtccttattatatatatctatattcatatttaatgttgtacaatatatatatatatatatatatatatatatgttcctttacaaaattatatttttatatattttacacatTAATTTCgcttgaaatatatatatatttttttttttttttatttatattgtataaaCATATAGACATCTATCAAAACAATCATTTGTatcaatttataataaatgttatttccttaaaaaaaaacaaataataaaaatatattatgataatctacgtgaaaatgaaaaagaataagTGATATTCCACTTTTTggatttatatgatatagatagtatttaataaaatccTTAAACCTTATGAATAcgcaaacatatatatatatatttcattttagtatagtatgatatttttataaaatatatatattatatttaataaatatattttaaatttaatttatagtGACgccatataataaaaatagttgAAGTctttacaaaatattatatatatatatatatatatatatatttatttattttattataagttATTCGTATGAAGTCAGATAAAAATGTCCTTATGCGAGTTATATATCAACCTATGCGTgtgtaatttattattttattttacgtTCATTACAAACGATTTGTTTTTAGAAGTATAACTTTATTATTGTAAATTTCATATTGATATGGAactatatacacatatatacatgtgtacataaataaaaatatataaatattactctaatgtatattatattattcatttattataattttttaataaatataaaacagcAAATATCCCATATATTGATTAATTTACATTCTGaggtattaataaataaaaaaaatagaggAGAAATAAACaacacttttttttataacaaccATTTTtaggaataataataataataataataataatatattagtaatattttaaaaatatcaaaaataaaattgtaaaattttatattattaataataaaaaaaaattatgtgataattcatttttttttttttttttttttttttttttaataatattaaatatataaattattttacaaAACATTCTatctttaattaaaaatattatatatatatatatataattaaaatattttaatatttattaaaattagtattata
This genomic window contains:
- a CDS encoding Hypotetical protein; amino-acid sequence: MLKELVLYIEYYLLTYEYQCYHDFYQNDKHISVKIKYSTWNISIYDIGEKLSSTYIEHTHCFYSVAKDGV